In Tubulanus polymorphus chromosome 2, tnTubPoly1.2, whole genome shotgun sequence, a single window of DNA contains:
- the LOC141899861 gene encoding uncharacterized protein LOC141899861 isoform X1: MSKCGRCCSRIPWATLFAIILNICGLIAFTTALFNILETVQDLMGINLNATYVVSGIWIVMIIIDIWFFIIAIPFTGSTRDDCCKQAAGACFGRCCITLNIVVAFLLNLCWVIFSCLLSVVVVLLLGTTILCKAAERLGKDACAVLNDLKVLYFNGTTGACEGRGVCIKIEETWGSSLGTFVGSLVICMSMVIFVMTLSANFTHLEHRIKDSKRDKFHDENGTEMSNM, from the exons ATGTCTAAATGTGGCCGATGCTGTTCCCGGATTCCATGGGCAACACTTTTCGCGATCATACTGAATATTTGCGGGCTTATTGCGTTCACAACAGCGCTGTTTAATATATTAGAGACAGTTCAGGATTTGATGGGTATCAACTT GAATGCTACTTATGTGGTATCTGGTATATGGATAGTGATgattatcattgatatttggttttttATAATCGCTATCCCCTTCACCGGAAGCACCAGGGATGATTGCTGCAAACAAGCGGCAGGTGCTTGTTTCGGAAGATGTTGTATAACATTG aatatagTAGTGGCTTTTCTGCTGAATTTGTGCTGGGTAATATTTTCATGCTTGTTATCAGTTGTCGTTGTGTTACTACTGGGTACAACAATTCTATGCAAAGCAGCCGAACGGCTTGGAAAAGATGCATGTGCCGTTCTTAACGATTTAA AAGTATTATATTTTAACGGAACAACCGGAGCATGTGAGGGTCGAGGTGTTTGTATCAAG ATTGAAGAGACATGGGGTTCGAGTCTTGGCACGTTTGTTGGATCTTTAGTGATTTGCATGAGCATG GTAATTTTTGTAATGACGCTGAGTGCAAATTTTACACATTTAGAGCACAGGATCAAAGACTCGAAAAGAGATAAATTCCACGATGAAAATGGAACAGAAATGTCCAACATGTGA
- the LOC141899861 gene encoding uncharacterized protein LOC141899861 isoform X2, whose translation MNNIVVAFLLNLCWVIFSCLLSVVVVLLLGTTILCKAAERLGKDACAVLNDLKVLYFNGTTGACEGRGVCIKIEETWGSSLGTFVGSLVICMSMVIFVMTLSANFTHLEHRIKDSKRDKFHDENGTEMSNM comes from the exons ATGAAC aatatagTAGTGGCTTTTCTGCTGAATTTGTGCTGGGTAATATTTTCATGCTTGTTATCAGTTGTCGTTGTGTTACTACTGGGTACAACAATTCTATGCAAAGCAGCCGAACGGCTTGGAAAAGATGCATGTGCCGTTCTTAACGATTTAA AAGTATTATATTTTAACGGAACAACCGGAGCATGTGAGGGTCGAGGTGTTTGTATCAAG ATTGAAGAGACATGGGGTTCGAGTCTTGGCACGTTTGTTGGATCTTTAGTGATTTGCATGAGCATG GTAATTTTTGTAATGACGCTGAGTGCAAATTTTACACATTTAGAGCACAGGATCAAAGACTCGAAAAGAGATAAATTCCACGATGAAAATGGAACAGAAATGTCCAACATGTGA